One segment of Polaribacter huanghezhanensis DNA contains the following:
- the yidC gene encoding membrane protein insertase YidC: protein MEQKKFDANSFIGLLLLGAIMLWFMYSSQQEVIPTDDTTETSVDSTKTTTSPTLTNNTTPLVASDSLKNAALQNQLGAFSYGAQTATEGTTVLENKLLKLTIDNKGGQIIEALVKTYKRYDSLPLYLIKDNNASFNINFGTTDNRILNTKDLLFIPTISKNGKNQVLSMKLKVSETQYLEYRYEMKPNNYMVDFAVRSQGLATVINSSNTINLDWDLKTYRNEKSIKTENMYSELKFFTDEADYLSAASSNDNEVVDNVQWVGFKQHFFTSILLSDKPFNKTSLTSINLVKDEEIDTVFTKHYQLNTPLALNNGELNYNMNWYYGPADYKLLTKYKGKNLGEIVDLGWGIFGAINRAIFIPIFGWLSGLMSNYGLIIILMTIVVRILMSPLVYKSYVSSAKMKVIRPELTAINERLPGKENAMKRQQETMAVQRKAGVSMMSGCIPALLQMPIFFALFRFFPSNIELRQKGFLWASDLSSYDSVIELPFHIPLYGSHISLFPILASIAIFFYMKMNQSQQANMQAPAQEGMPDMQKMMKYMIYLSPIMMLFFFNNYASSLSLYYFVSNLLTIIIMLVIKNYVIDEAKIHAQIEENKKRPEKKKGKFRQRLDNAMKQAQEQQTQQKKGKK from the coding sequence ATGGAACAGAAAAAATTTGACGCAAATTCGTTTATCGGATTATTATTATTAGGAGCAATTATGCTTTGGTTTATGTACTCTAGCCAACAAGAAGTTATTCCTACCGACGACACCACAGAAACTAGTGTAGATTCTACAAAAACTACAACTTCACCAACTCTTACAAACAATACCACGCCACTTGTTGCCAGCGATTCTTTAAAAAATGCTGCATTACAAAATCAATTGGGTGCCTTTTCTTACGGAGCACAAACTGCTACAGAAGGAACAACCGTTTTAGAAAACAAACTTTTAAAATTAACCATTGATAATAAAGGTGGACAAATAATTGAAGCACTTGTAAAGACCTATAAAAGATACGATTCTTTGCCGTTGTATTTGATAAAAGACAACAATGCGTCTTTCAATATCAATTTTGGAACTACAGACAACCGTATTTTAAACACCAAAGATTTGTTGTTTATTCCAACAATTTCTAAAAACGGAAAGAACCAAGTGCTTTCTATGAAATTGAAAGTTTCTGAAACACAATATTTAGAGTACAGATACGAAATGAAACCAAACAATTATATGGTAGATTTCGCTGTGCGTTCTCAAGGTTTAGCAACCGTTATCAATTCTTCGAATACCATTAATTTAGATTGGGATCTAAAAACATATAGAAACGAGAAAAGTATTAAAACTGAGAATATGTATTCTGAGTTAAAATTCTTTACAGACGAAGCTGATTATCTTTCTGCTGCAAGTAGTAATGATAATGAAGTGGTTGATAATGTGCAATGGGTTGGGTTTAAACAACACTTTTTTACCTCTATTTTATTGTCAGACAAACCGTTTAACAAAACTTCTTTAACTTCTATCAACTTGGTAAAAGACGAAGAAATTGATACCGTTTTCACAAAACATTACCAATTAAACACTCCGTTAGCATTAAATAACGGCGAGTTAAATTACAATATGAACTGGTACTACGGACCAGCAGATTATAAATTACTAACAAAGTACAAAGGAAAAAACCTGGGAGAAATTGTTGATTTAGGTTGGGGAATTTTCGGAGCCATTAACAGAGCTATTTTCATTCCTATCTTTGGATGGCTAAGCGGGTTAATGTCTAACTACGGATTGATTATTATTTTAATGACCATTGTAGTTCGTATTTTAATGTCGCCTTTGGTATACAAATCGTACGTTTCTAGTGCAAAAATGAAAGTAATTCGTCCAGAATTAACTGCCATCAACGAACGTTTACCAGGAAAAGAAAATGCAATGAAACGTCAACAAGAAACCATGGCAGTTCAGCGAAAAGCTGGAGTTAGCATGATGTCTGGTTGTATACCAGCATTGTTACAAATGCCCATTTTCTTTGCATTATTTAGGTTTTTCCCATCAAATATTGAATTAAGACAAAAAGGATTTTTATGGGCATCAGATTTATCATCGTATGATTCTGTTATCGAATTGCCTTTTCACATTCCATTATACGGAAGTCATATTAGTTTATTTCCAATTTTAGCATCGATTGCCATTTTCTTTTATATGAAAATGAATCAAAGTCAGCAAGCAAACATGCAAGCGCCAGCGCAAGAAGGAATGCCAGACATGCAAAAGATGATGAAGTACATGATTTACCTCTCTCCTATTATGATGTTGTTTTTCTTTAACAACTACGCAAGTAGTTTAAGTTTGTATTACTTTGTTTCTAACTTACTAACCATTATTATTATGTTGGTTATTAAAAACTATGTAATTGATGAAGCAAAGATTCATGCACAAATAGAAGAAAACAAAAAACGTCCTGAAAAGAAAAAAGGAAAGTTTAGACAGCGTTTAGACAACGCCATGAAACAAGCGCAAGAACAACAAACACAACAAAAAAAAGGTAAAAAATAG
- a CDS encoding Abi family protein — MSKKASTIEEQINLLKKRGMIFDCGEEKAKEILLDIGYYRLGFYWFPFEIDKGHNFQKDTLFSNVISLYYLDVDLRNILLKYLKRIEVNFRTKIIYYISNKHNDDPIWYSNPKIMASWFIKSLDTKLYTNKFKEDNKQIKLHHVKYRNDIYAPTWKTFEFLTFGAIVTIFNALKDEEVKKNISKLYGLNNLNTFKNFIHTIKFTRNICAHAGVLFDLNFPQGIYKIPRIRFNNNNNQSLDAGIKTISYILKNISEERNDDMNNEINILFKEYENNEIIKLIITDKIGYNM, encoded by the coding sequence ATGAGTAAAAAAGCATCAACTATAGAAGAACAAATAAATCTTCTTAAAAAAAGAGGAATGATTTTCGACTGTGGAGAAGAGAAGGCTAAAGAAATATTATTAGATATAGGCTATTATAGGCTTGGTTTTTATTGGTTTCCTTTCGAAATTGATAAAGGTCATAATTTTCAAAAAGACACTCTATTTTCGAATGTAATTAGCCTTTACTATTTGGATGTAGATTTAAGAAATATTTTATTAAAGTATTTAAAGCGTATAGAAGTTAATTTTAGGACTAAAATTATTTATTACATATCTAATAAGCATAATGATGACCCTATTTGGTATTCTAATCCTAAAATAATGGCTTCTTGGTTTATAAAAAGCTTAGACACAAAACTATATACAAATAAATTTAAAGAAGATAATAAACAAATAAAACTTCATCATGTTAAATATAGAAATGACATATATGCACCTACTTGGAAAACTTTTGAGTTTTTAACATTTGGAGCAATTGTAACAATTTTTAATGCACTAAAAGATGAGGAAGTTAAAAAAAATATTTCAAAGCTTTATGGATTAAACAACCTTAATACGTTCAAAAATTTTATTCACACAATAAAATTTACTAGAAATATATGTGCTCACGCTGGAGTTTTATTTGATTTAAATTTTCCTCAAGGTATCTACAAAATTCCTAGAATAAGATTTAACAACAACAATAATCAATCTCTAGATGCTGGAATAAAAACAATCTCATATATCTTAAAAAATATCTCTGAAGAACGTAATGATGATATGAATAATGAAATAAATATATTATTTAAAGAATATGAAAACAATGAAATTATTAAACTAATAATTACAGATAAAATTGGTTATAATATGTAA
- a CDS encoding sugar MFS transporter, translated as MNTSTNKSYRSAFIFLTSLFFLWGFITVLVDSLIPRLKDVFEMSYAKTVLVQFAFFVAFFVFSLPAGYLLSKIGYKKGIVLGLVTMAIGCLLFYPAAEHRLFAVFLVGYFTLAGGITILQVAANPFVALLGSEEGASSRLNLSQAFNSLGTTIAPVVGALFLLSDSVKSSEEIGLLNETQKSAYYISEAATVQTPFLLIAGFILLLAVIFLFTKLPKLIEESPKGGYFKLLKNKIMLMGALGIFVYVGAEVAIGSFLVNYFYDAGLAPIVAENETMMNIANTIANTFNQTFSGKDPKSLLGIFVIFYWGGAMIGRFVGAYLTKIMAAGKVLSIFALLAISMIVISMSTTGLLSMWSILAVGLFNSIMFPTIFTLSLEGLGDLKAQASGLLCMAIVGGAIIPFFFGNLIDGFGFKTAFILTIVCYGYILFYGRFKTKKA; from the coding sequence ATGAATACATCAACGAACAAATCATACAGATCAGCATTTATATTTTTAACTTCTTTATTCTTTTTATGGGGATTTATTACCGTGTTGGTAGATTCTTTAATTCCGAGGTTGAAAGATGTTTTTGAAATGTCGTACGCAAAAACAGTCTTGGTGCAATTTGCCTTTTTTGTAGCGTTTTTTGTATTCTCTTTACCTGCCGGATATCTCTTATCAAAAATTGGCTATAAAAAAGGAATCGTGTTAGGTTTGGTAACCATGGCAATTGGTTGTTTGTTATTTTATCCTGCGGCAGAACACAGATTATTTGCTGTTTTTTTAGTGGGCTATTTTACGTTAGCGGGCGGAATTACCATTTTACAAGTTGCGGCAAATCCGTTTGTAGCGTTGTTAGGAAGTGAAGAAGGAGCGAGTAGTAGATTGAATTTATCGCAAGCATTTAATTCATTAGGAACCACCATTGCGCCTGTTGTTGGCGCCTTATTTTTACTGAGCGATTCTGTAAAATCATCCGAAGAAATTGGGTTGTTAAACGAAACTCAAAAAAGTGCATATTATATTTCGGAAGCAGCAACGGTGCAAACGCCATTTTTACTAATTGCTGGTTTTATTTTATTGTTAGCAGTGATTTTTCTATTTACTAAATTGCCAAAACTGATAGAAGAAAGTCCGAAAGGCGGTTATTTTAAATTGCTAAAAAATAAAATCATGTTGATGGGCGCATTGGGAATCTTTGTGTACGTTGGCGCAGAAGTTGCCATTGGTAGTTTTTTAGTAAATTATTTTTACGATGCTGGATTGGCACCAATTGTTGCAGAAAACGAAACCATGATGAACATTGCAAATACCATTGCCAATACATTTAACCAAACATTTTCTGGAAAAGATCCAAAATCGTTATTAGGGATTTTTGTCATATTTTATTGGGGAGGTGCCATGATTGGTCGTTTTGTTGGCGCGTATTTAACCAAAATTATGGCAGCAGGAAAAGTGTTGAGCATTTTTGCCTTGTTGGCAATTAGCATGATTGTAATTTCTATGAGCACCACTGGTTTACTATCTATGTGGTCTATTTTAGCGGTTGGATTGTTCAACTCAATTATGTTTCCAACCATTTTTACATTGAGTTTAGAAGGTTTGGGCGATTTAAAAGCACAAGCTTCTGGTTTGTTGTGTATGGCAATTGTTGGTGGCGCAATTATTCCGTTTTTCTTTGGAAATTTAATTGATGGTTTTGGCTTTAAAACAGCGTTTATTTTAACGATTGTGTGTTATGGGTATATTCTGTTTTATGGACGTTTTAAAACGAAGAAAGCGTAG
- a CDS encoding N(4)-(beta-N-acetylglucosaminyl)-L-asparaginase — protein sequence MKRRNFIKRASLTGLGLAVVPSIISCETEAKKDKKAAAVGTPVLPIVVATWRFHNATKAAWEVLEKGGASIDAIEAGCRIEEADLKNTTVGNGATPDRDGNVTLDACIMNKKGDYGAVVCMENIAHPISVARKVMEETPHVLLAGKGAEQFAVSQGFKRENLLTESSRKAWEKWKVKSEYKPIINIENHDTIGMLAIDKNGDISGGCTTSGLAYKMAGRVGDSAIIGSGLFIDNTVGGATATGMGEEVLKTVGSYLIVELMRQGRTPQEACEEGVKRIVESNPNYKNFQVGYVALNKQGEYGCYCIHGGFGISKYQEGKQTYVESNAYTKKA from the coding sequence ATGAAACGTAGAAATTTTATAAAAAGAGCTTCCTTAACAGGATTAGGTTTGGCAGTTGTTCCATCAATTATTTCTTGTGAAACCGAAGCTAAAAAAGACAAAAAAGCAGCTGCAGTTGGAACACCAGTTTTACCAATTGTAGTTGCAACTTGGCGTTTTCATAATGCAACAAAAGCAGCTTGGGAAGTTTTAGAAAAAGGCGGAGCATCGATTGATGCTATTGAAGCGGGTTGTAGAATTGAAGAAGCCGATTTAAAAAACACCACCGTAGGAAATGGTGCAACTCCAGACAGAGACGGAAATGTAACCTTAGATGCGTGTATTATGAATAAAAAAGGCGATTACGGAGCAGTGGTTTGTATGGAAAACATTGCACATCCAATTTCTGTGGCTCGTAAAGTAATGGAAGAAACACCGCATGTGTTGTTAGCAGGAAAAGGAGCAGAACAATTTGCCGTTTCTCAAGGATTTAAAAGAGAAAATTTGTTAACAGAATCTTCTAGAAAAGCCTGGGAAAAATGGAAAGTAAAATCAGAATACAAACCGATTATCAATATAGAAAATCACGATACCATTGGCATGTTAGCCATTGATAAAAATGGCGATATTTCTGGCGGTTGTACCACAAGCGGATTGGCGTATAAAATGGCTGGACGCGTTGGAGATTCTGCAATTATTGGTTCAGGATTATTTATAGACAATACTGTTGGAGGAGCAACAGCAACCGGAATGGGAGAAGAGGTGTTAAAAACCGTAGGAAGTTATTTAATTGTAGAATTAATGCGCCAAGGAAGAACGCCGCAAGAAGCGTGTGAAGAAGGCGTAAAAAGAATTGTGGAGTCCAATCCAAATTACAAGAATTTTCAAGTAGGTTATGTTGCGCTAAACAAACAAGGAGAATATGGTTGTTATTGTATTCATGGCGGATTTGGAATAAGCAAATATCAAGAAGGAAAACAAACGTATGTAGAGTCTAACGCGTACACTAAAAAAGCGTAA
- a CDS encoding GH92 family glycosyl hydrolase, whose translation MKIKGTTKILMLLVLMAFSCEKHENKISKTTSEVALVDYVNPLMGTDSKYSLSNGNTYPAIATPWGMNFWTPMTSKMGDGWTYKYNENKIRGIKQTHQPSPWINDYAAFSFMAVTGKLKYKEEERQSWFSHKAETVKPYHYKVYLADYDVVAEVAPTERAAHFKFTFPKSDSSYIMLDAFFKGSMVKIIPEERKIIGYSRNNSGGVPDNFHNYFVAEFDKDFEINHTWTDGWKLLENTLDSEGKHVGAIIGFKTKKGEVVHVKVASSFISPEQAQLNLDREIGKDSFDQTKEKAKQAWEKELNKIQVEDDNIDNIRTFYSCLYRVLLFPRKFYEFDKDNKVVHYSPYNGKVLPGYMFTDNGFWDTFRAVYPFFNMMYPELNSHIMDGLANTYKESGWLPEWASPGHRDCMIGSNSAPIAVDAFLKGNVNKKTATILFEAILKNATVSKGRPASSVGREGLEYYNSLGYVPYNVGVNENVARTLEYAYADFTIAQMADKLGKKEIADKYYNQSLNYKNMFDPSTNLMRGKNKDGTFQSPFNPLKWGDAFTEGNSLHYTWSVFHDVDGLIHLMGGKKNFIKQLDGVFTMPPDFDDSYYGGTIHEIREMQIVNMGNYAHGNQPIQHMIYLYNHAGVPYKTQEKIRTVLDDLYSATPDGYCGDEDNGQTSAWYVFSALGFYPVTPATDQYIIGGPLFKKATLHLQNGNTFVINADNNSKNNFYIQSTTLNGIDTSKNYLTYKTIQNGGRFNFKMSPTPNKTWGSKEEDLPYSLSKNKSFKKIKE comes from the coding sequence ATGAAAATAAAAGGAACGACTAAAATTTTAATGCTTTTAGTATTGATGGCATTTAGCTGTGAGAAGCATGAAAATAAGATTTCAAAAACAACTTCAGAGGTTGCTTTGGTAGATTATGTAAATCCGTTAATGGGAACAGATTCTAAATATAGTTTATCAAACGGAAATACATATCCTGCAATTGCAACGCCTTGGGGAATGAATTTTTGGACTCCAATGACATCAAAAATGGGCGATGGTTGGACGTATAAATACAATGAAAATAAGATTAGAGGAATTAAGCAAACGCATCAACCAAGTCCTTGGATTAATGATTATGCAGCTTTTTCTTTTATGGCAGTTACAGGGAAATTAAAATACAAAGAAGAAGAAAGACAATCTTGGTTTTCGCACAAAGCAGAAACTGTAAAGCCATATCATTATAAAGTGTATTTGGCCGATTATGATGTGGTTGCAGAAGTTGCGCCAACAGAAAGAGCCGCGCATTTTAAATTTACATTTCCAAAATCGGACTCTTCTTATATTATGCTCGATGCTTTTTTTAAAGGCTCTATGGTTAAAATAATTCCTGAAGAACGTAAAATTATTGGTTATAGTAGAAATAATAGTGGCGGAGTTCCAGATAATTTTCACAATTATTTTGTGGCAGAATTTGATAAAGATTTTGAAATTAATCATACGTGGACAGATGGTTGGAAATTGTTAGAAAACACATTAGATAGCGAAGGAAAACATGTTGGAGCCATTATTGGTTTTAAAACCAAAAAAGGAGAAGTTGTTCATGTAAAAGTAGCATCTTCATTTATCAGTCCAGAACAAGCACAACTAAATTTAGATAGAGAAATTGGTAAAGATTCTTTTGATCAAACCAAAGAAAAAGCAAAACAAGCTTGGGAAAAAGAGCTGAATAAAATTCAGGTAGAAGATGATAATATTGATAATATTAGAACTTTTTATTCTTGTTTGTACCGTGTTTTATTGTTTCCAAGAAAATTTTATGAGTTTGATAAAGACAATAAAGTTGTTCATTACAGTCCGTATAACGGAAAAGTTTTACCGGGTTATATGTTTACAGACAACGGTTTTTGGGACACTTTTAGAGCGGTTTATCCATTTTTTAATATGATGTACCCTGAACTTAATAGTCATATTATGGATGGATTAGCAAATACTTATAAAGAATCTGGTTGGTTGCCAGAATGGGCAAGTCCTGGACACAGAGATTGTATGATTGGTTCTAATTCTGCACCAATTGCTGTAGATGCTTTTCTAAAAGGAAACGTAAACAAAAAAACAGCTACAATTTTATTTGAAGCGATTTTAAAAAACGCAACAGTTTCTAAAGGAAGACCTGCAAGTTCAGTGGGTAGAGAAGGTTTAGAATATTACAATAGTTTAGGTTATGTGCCTTATAATGTTGGGGTTAATGAAAACGTTGCTAGAACTTTAGAATATGCGTATGCAGATTTTACCATTGCGCAAATGGCAGATAAATTAGGGAAAAAAGAAATTGCAGATAAATACTATAATCAATCTTTAAACTATAAAAATATGTTTGATCCTTCAACCAATTTAATGCGAGGTAAAAATAAAGACGGAACTTTTCAATCGCCATTTAACCCTTTAAAATGGGGCGATGCTTTTACCGAAGGAAATAGTTTGCATTATACGTGGTCTGTTTTTCATGATGTTGACGGATTGATACATTTAATGGGCGGAAAGAAAAATTTTATAAAACAATTGGATGGTGTTTTTACAATGCCACCAGATTTTGACGATTCTTATTACGGCGGAACCATTCATGAAATTCGCGAAATGCAAATTGTAAATATGGGGAATTACGCACACGGAAATCAGCCAATTCAACACATGATTTATTTATACAATCACGCTGGCGTACCTTATAAAACACAAGAAAAAATTAGAACCGTTTTAGATGATTTATACAGTGCAACTCCAGATGGTTATTGTGGTGATGAAGATAATGGGCAAACTTCTGCTTGGTATGTTTTTAGCGCTTTAGGATTTTATCCTGTAACTCCTGCAACAGATCAATATATAATTGGTGGGCCGTTGTTTAAAAAAGCAACGTTGCATTTACAAAACGGAAATACTTTTGTTATTAATGCAGATAACAATTCGAAAAATAATTTTTATATACAATCAACTACTTTAAATGGAATTGATACTTCTAAAAATTACTTGACCTATAAAACGATTCAAAATGGTGGAAGATTTAATTTTAAAATGAGTCCGACACCAAATAAAACTTGGGGAAGTAAAGAAGAAGACCTTCCGTATTCTTTAAGTAAAAATAAAAGTTTTAAAAAAATAAAAGAATAA
- a CDS encoding GH92 family glycosyl hydrolase, giving the protein MIKKVLLAALVISFASCTSELDSEKKASKDFVKYVNPMIGTSKMGHVYPGATAPFGMVQLSPQTNFEVMFIDGKYNPKTYEYCAGYQYKDATIIGFAHTNFSGTGHSDLGDFLVMPTTGKLVLDPIETKEGTKGFYSKFSHKNETAQAGYYKVDLEDYKIKAELTTTERVGFHQYTFPKSSESHILLDLVYNVYQHDNKNVWTFLRVENDSTVTGYRQTKGWARTKKIFFAIKFSKPFKSYGHKKYDKITYNGFYGRFNEEKNFPEMAGKDIRAYFNFDTKEGEKIKMKFALSSVSSAGAMKNLEAEIPHWDFNKTKAETQQKWNDELSKIEVETIEESQKETFYTALYHTMLSPILYEDVDGKYRGLDQNIHESKGFTNYTIFSLWDTYRALHPLFNIIQQERNNDMIKSMLAHQEQSVHHMLPIWSHYANENWCMIGYHATSVIADAIVKKVGDFDKNRALKAAVATANVRYFDGIGDYLDYKYVPDDKSHSSVSKTLEYAYDDWTIAQIAKSVNNTKTENTFLERSEYYNNVFNPKNGYMSPRLSDGTFRKNFDPLDTHGQGFIEGNAWNYGLYVPHQLDKMVKMMGGKEKFSQHLDSLFTMEIDDKFIDQHEDITRDGIIGNYVHGNEPGHHIPYLYNWTGKAYKTQARVRMIMDTMYGTGVDGLCGNDDAGQMSAWYIFSSLGFYPVIPGSDRYALGSPNVKKAILNLENGKTLVISTKNQSKENVYVSKLTINGKEINRNYILHKEIMNGGEFVFTMSNQPKI; this is encoded by the coding sequence ATGATTAAAAAAGTACTATTAGCAGCTTTGGTAATTTCATTTGCAAGCTGTACTTCTGAATTAGATTCAGAAAAAAAAGCTTCAAAAGATTTTGTGAAATATGTAAATCCAATGATTGGAACCAGTAAAATGGGACATGTATATCCTGGAGCAACTGCCCCTTTTGGAATGGTGCAACTAAGTCCGCAAACAAATTTTGAAGTGATGTTTATAGACGGAAAATACAATCCGAAAACCTACGAATATTGTGCTGGTTATCAATATAAAGATGCTACAATTATTGGTTTTGCACACACAAATTTTAGCGGGACAGGACATTCAGATTTAGGAGATTTTTTAGTAATGCCAACCACAGGAAAGTTAGTCTTAGATCCGATTGAAACCAAAGAAGGAACCAAAGGATTTTACTCAAAATTCTCTCACAAAAATGAAACAGCACAGGCAGGGTATTATAAAGTTGATTTAGAAGATTACAAGATAAAAGCAGAATTAACAACGACAGAACGTGTAGGATTTCATCAATATACATTTCCGAAATCATCAGAATCACATATTTTATTAGACTTGGTGTACAATGTGTATCAGCATGATAACAAAAATGTATGGACTTTTTTACGAGTAGAAAACGATTCTACCGTTACGGGTTACAGACAAACCAAAGGTTGGGCAAGAACTAAAAAAATATTTTTTGCCATCAAGTTTTCAAAACCTTTTAAAAGCTACGGACATAAAAAGTATGATAAAATAACCTACAATGGTTTTTATGGTCGATTTAATGAAGAGAAAAACTTTCCAGAAATGGCTGGAAAAGACATCAGAGCGTATTTTAATTTTGACACCAAAGAAGGCGAAAAGATTAAGATGAAATTTGCATTATCTTCAGTAAGTTCTGCTGGTGCAATGAAAAACTTAGAAGCGGAGATTCCGCATTGGGATTTTAATAAAACCAAAGCCGAAACGCAACAAAAATGGAATGATGAGTTGTCTAAAATTGAGGTAGAAACAATCGAAGAATCTCAAAAAGAAACATTTTACACAGCTTTATACCACACCATGTTAAGTCCGATTTTATATGAAGATGTAGACGGAAAATATAGAGGTTTAGATCAAAATATTCACGAATCAAAAGGGTTTACAAATTACACGATTTTTTCACTTTGGGACACGTATAGAGCTTTGCATCCGTTGTTTAATATTATTCAGCAAGAACGAAATAATGACATGATAAAATCGATGTTGGCGCATCAAGAACAAAGTGTGCATCATATGTTGCCAATTTGGAGTCATTATGCCAACGAAAATTGGTGTATGATTGGCTATCATGCCACTTCTGTAATTGCAGATGCAATAGTAAAAAAGGTAGGAGATTTTGATAAAAACCGCGCTTTAAAAGCAGCAGTTGCAACAGCAAATGTTCGTTATTTTGACGGAATTGGAGATTATTTGGATTACAAATATGTGCCAGATGATAAAAGTCATTCTTCCGTTTCTAAAACCTTAGAATATGCCTATGACGATTGGACAATTGCTCAAATTGCTAAGAGCGTAAATAATACAAAAACAGAGAACACATTTTTAGAAAGATCAGAATATTACAACAATGTGTTCAATCCAAAGAACGGATATATGAGTCCAAGATTATCTGACGGAACTTTTAGAAAAAACTTTGATCCTTTAGACACACACGGACAGGGTTTTATTGAAGGAAATGCGTGGAATTACGGCTTGTACGTTCCGCATCAATTAGATAAAATGGTGAAAATGATGGGTGGAAAAGAAAAATTTTCTCAACATTTAGATTCATTGTTTACCATGGAAATTGATGATAAATTTATTGACCAACACGAAGACATTACCAGAGATGGAATTATTGGAAATTATGTGCATGGAAACGAACCAGGACATCACATTCCATATTTATACAATTGGACAGGAAAAGCCTATAAAACACAAGCAAGAGTAAGAATGATTATGGACACGATGTACGGAACTGGAGTTGACGGTTTGTGTGGAAATGATGACGCTGGTCAAATGAGTGCTTGGTATATTTTTAGTTCTCTAGGATTTTATCCTGTAATTCCGGGTTCAGATAGATACGCGTTGGGAAGTCCGAATGTAAAAAAGGCTATTTTAAATTTAGAAAACGGAAAAACTTTGGTGATTTCAACAAAAAATCAATCCAAAGAAAATGTGTACGTTTCTAAATTAACCATCAACGGAAAAGAAATAAATAGAAATTATATCTTGCATAAAGAAATTATGAATGGAGGCGAATTTGTTTTTACGATGTCTAATCAACCAAAAATATAA